The following are encoded in a window of Saccharothrix longispora genomic DNA:
- a CDS encoding dynamin family protein: MTAQAQQFAGPLSAAVANLCAGLGPQVSPATAAGFREVLRRLSAPLQVAVAGRIKSGKSTLVNALIGRRVAPTDVGECTRLVTRFQYGTVDRVEVVFTDGRKQVLPFQADGSIPPDLGVDVERVSHVEAYLTNAVLRDLTVIDTPGLGSLDAASVARTEALLSGELDPVSRNAVAGAEAVLYVVTQGVRQDDQQALAAFTAATASREAGPVNAIAVLNKADTIAPETVEGADGDTWKAAVLLAERQALTLKPRVADVLPVIGLIAESTETGGFTSADADALRKLAELDGATRETMLISADLFTTWECDVPAGTRARLLEKLDLYGIGKALEALDADPGTTAGALRRTLLDASGLHGVRAKLNAVFRSRADGIKAAAALASVTALAAASGDPGERQRVHDAIEVLLAKPEAHQLRLLEALTLVASGAVAMPNDLVEEVLRFGSSPDLAEQLGMRGRPHQELIAYALERAGWWRSFASFGATPAQSRVAHVVHRAYFLMWQQLRGRR; encoded by the coding sequence GTGACAGCCCAGGCCCAGCAGTTCGCCGGCCCGCTCTCGGCGGCCGTCGCGAACCTCTGCGCCGGTCTGGGGCCGCAGGTGTCCCCGGCGACCGCCGCCGGGTTCCGCGAGGTGCTGCGCAGGCTGTCCGCGCCGTTGCAGGTCGCCGTCGCCGGCCGGATCAAGTCCGGCAAGTCGACGTTGGTCAACGCGCTGATCGGCCGGCGGGTCGCGCCGACGGACGTGGGCGAGTGCACCCGCCTGGTGACCCGCTTCCAGTACGGCACGGTGGACCGCGTCGAGGTCGTGTTCACCGACGGGCGCAAGCAGGTGCTGCCGTTCCAGGCCGACGGCTCCATCCCGCCCGACCTGGGCGTGGACGTCGAGCGCGTGTCGCACGTCGAGGCCTACCTGACCAACGCCGTGCTGCGCGACCTGACCGTGATCGACACGCCGGGCCTCGGCTCGCTCGACGCCGCGTCGGTCGCCCGCACCGAGGCGCTGCTCAGCGGCGAGCTGGACCCGGTGTCGCGCAACGCCGTCGCCGGCGCGGAGGCCGTGCTGTACGTCGTCACGCAGGGCGTGCGGCAGGACGACCAGCAGGCGCTGGCCGCGTTCACCGCCGCCACGGCCAGCCGCGAGGCGGGGCCGGTCAACGCGATCGCCGTGCTGAACAAGGCCGACACGATCGCCCCGGAGACCGTCGAGGGCGCGGACGGCGACACGTGGAAGGCGGCCGTGCTGCTCGCCGAGCGGCAGGCGCTCACCCTCAAGCCCCGCGTCGCGGACGTGCTGCCGGTGATCGGCCTGATCGCCGAGTCCACCGAGACCGGCGGCTTCACCTCGGCCGACGCCGACGCGCTGCGCAAGCTCGCCGAGCTGGACGGCGCCACCCGCGAGACCATGCTGATCTCGGCCGACCTGTTCACCACCTGGGAGTGCGACGTGCCCGCCGGCACCCGCGCCCGGCTGCTGGAGAAGCTCGACCTGTACGGCATCGGCAAGGCCCTCGAAGCGCTCGACGCCGACCCGGGCACCACCGCCGGGGCGCTGCGCCGCACGCTGCTGGACGCGTCCGGCCTGCACGGCGTGCGCGCCAAGCTCAACGCGGTGTTCCGGTCGCGCGCCGACGGCATCAAGGCCGCCGCCGCGCTGGCGTCCGTCACAGCCCTGGCCGCCGCCTCGGGCGACCCCGGCGAGCGGCAGCGCGTGCACGACGCCATCGAGGTGCTGCTGGCCAAGCCGGAGGCGCACCAGCTGCGGCTGCTGGAGGCGTTGACGCTCGTCGCGTCCGGGGCCGTGGCGATGCCGAACGACCTGGTGGAGGAAGTGCTGAGGTTCGGCAGCTCGCCGGACCTGGCCGAGCAGCTGGGCATGCGCGGGCGGCCCCACCAGGAGCTGATCGCGTACGCGCTGGAGCGGGCCGGCTGGTGGCGCTCCTTCGCGTCGTTCGGCGCCACGCCCGCGCAGAGCCGGGTGGCGCACGTGGTGCACCGGGCGTACTTCCTGATGTGGCAACAACTGCGGGGGCGGCGATGA
- a CDS encoding sensor histidine kinase yields the protein MRAHPVFGDSLIAGVLFVFDLGVVAAASDFVPPATLLFVGAVLIVPIVFRRRYPLGAAYTTLAGGVLQLLTHGSVDGGGIPFRGGDFALAVALYTVVAYVGRRQGLLYAIWLAVGTFTWAYWRIGGGIDTAFIVFVIAVVFGFSWALGEFVGARRAYHSELEQRLKLLETERDQQARIAVGAERSRIARELHDVVAHAVSVMVVQADGAGYAIKTNPELAEAAMRTISDTGRQALTELRRLLGVLRSEDQSSTQWAPQPGAGELHELAESLRAAGLPVRLETAGDLSALPAGLGLGVYRIVQEALTNTLKHAGSGASATVRVAQAGDHVDVEVADDGFGTPHDLVAVSGGNGLIGMRERAGVLGGTLEAGPNPGGGWRVRAVLPLVPS from the coding sequence ATGCGAGCGCACCCGGTGTTCGGGGACTCCCTGATCGCCGGGGTGCTGTTCGTGTTCGACCTGGGCGTGGTGGCCGCCGCGTCGGACTTCGTGCCGCCGGCCACGCTCCTGTTCGTCGGGGCCGTCCTGATCGTGCCGATCGTGTTCCGGCGCAGGTACCCCCTCGGCGCGGCCTACACCACCCTGGCCGGCGGCGTCCTCCAGCTCCTCACGCACGGGAGCGTGGACGGCGGCGGCATCCCGTTCCGCGGGGGCGACTTCGCGCTGGCCGTGGCGCTCTACACGGTCGTGGCGTACGTGGGGCGCAGGCAGGGCCTGCTGTACGCGATCTGGTTGGCCGTCGGCACGTTCACGTGGGCCTACTGGCGCATCGGCGGCGGCATCGACACCGCGTTCATCGTGTTCGTCATCGCCGTCGTGTTCGGGTTCAGCTGGGCGCTGGGCGAGTTCGTCGGCGCGCGGCGGGCGTACCACTCGGAGCTGGAGCAGCGGCTCAAGCTGCTGGAGACCGAGCGCGACCAGCAGGCGCGCATCGCGGTCGGCGCGGAGCGGTCGCGGATCGCGCGCGAGCTGCACGACGTGGTCGCGCACGCAGTGAGCGTGATGGTGGTGCAGGCCGACGGCGCGGGGTACGCGATCAAGACGAACCCGGAGCTGGCCGAGGCCGCGATGAGGACCATCTCCGACACCGGCCGGCAGGCGCTGACCGAGCTGCGGCGGCTGCTGGGCGTGCTGCGGTCGGAAGACCAGTCGAGCACGCAGTGGGCGCCCCAGCCGGGCGCGGGCGAGCTGCACGAACTGGCCGAGAGCCTGCGCGCGGCCGGGCTGCCGGTGCGCCTGGAGACGGCGGGCGACCTGAGCGCGCTGCCCGCCGGCCTGGGGCTGGGCGTCTACCGGATCGTGCAGGAAGCGCTCACCAACACGTTGAAGCACGCGGGCTCGGGCGCCTCGGCGACCGTCCGCGTCGCCCAGGCGGGTGATCACGTGGACGTGGAGGTGGCCGACGACGGGTTCGGCACGCCCCACGACCTCGTCGCGGTGTCCGGCGGCAACGGGCTGATCGGCATGCGCGAACGCGCCGGCGTGCTCGGCGGCACGCTGGAAGCGGGCCCCAACCCCGGCGGCGGGTGGCGGGTTCGCGCGGTCCTCCCACTGGTGCCGTCATAG
- a CDS encoding response regulator translates to MIRVLLVDDQELMRMGFRMVLGAQEDVDVVGEAGDGLDAVHMAASLRPDVVLMDVRMPVLDGVEATKRIAEAGTAKVLVMTTFDMDEYALSALRNGASGFLLKDTPPGDLVSALRAVASGDAVVSPSVTKRLLSRFLGDGGGELRDASVLEALTEREREVLVLIAKGLSNTEIARKLFLSEATVKTHVGRILAKLELRDRVQAVVLAYETGLVRPGDV, encoded by the coding sequence GTGATCCGGGTGCTGCTCGTCGACGACCAGGAACTCATGCGCATGGGCTTCCGGATGGTGCTCGGCGCACAAGAGGACGTGGACGTGGTCGGCGAGGCCGGCGACGGGCTGGACGCCGTGCACATGGCGGCCTCGCTGAGGCCGGACGTGGTGCTGATGGACGTCCGCATGCCCGTGCTCGACGGCGTGGAGGCGACCAAGCGGATCGCCGAGGCGGGCACCGCGAAGGTGCTCGTGATGACCACGTTCGACATGGACGAGTACGCGCTCTCGGCGCTGCGGAACGGGGCGTCCGGCTTCCTGCTCAAGGACACGCCGCCCGGTGACCTGGTGTCGGCGCTGCGCGCGGTGGCCAGCGGCGACGCGGTGGTCTCGCCGTCGGTGACGAAGCGGCTGCTGAGCCGCTTCCTCGGCGACGGCGGCGGCGAGCTGCGGGACGCCTCGGTGCTGGAGGCGCTGACCGAGCGGGAGCGCGAGGTGCTCGTGCTGATCGCCAAGGGGCTGTCGAACACCGAGATCGCGCGGAAGCTGTTCCTGTCCGAGGCGACGGTGAAGACGCACGTGGGGCGCATCCTGGCGAAGCTGGAGCTGCGGGACCGGGTGCAGGCCGTGGTGCTGGCCTACGAGACGGGGCTGGTGCGACCCGGCGACGTGTGA
- a CDS encoding carbon-nitrogen hydrolase family protein — protein sequence MIRVAAAQVRCPWLDVAAGVRVVVDFVGRAAARGVDLVAFPEAFLPGYPFWLTQPGGVPLDDPRQRLAHAAYQEAAVEVTGPEVRLITEAVRDHGVFTYLGIAERDPVNRAVHCTLLAVDPARGVVGVHRKLVPTAEERLVWADGDGHGLRVHDAGGLRVGGLCCWENWSPLARHSLYAQAPDLHVSVWPGSTRLTGDITRFVAREGGVYSLAAGALLDRADVPAGFPLRDDVLAAGGASPYDGGSAIAGPDGRWLVEPVAGEERLVIADVDPVVVRGGRQREDHATRFGRPDVFDLAVDRRRAAPTRFTD from the coding sequence GTGATCCGCGTCGCCGCCGCCCAGGTCCGCTGCCCGTGGCTCGACGTGGCCGCGGGCGTCCGCGTGGTCGTCGACTTCGTCGGCCGGGCGGCGGCGCGGGGCGTGGACCTCGTCGCCTTCCCTGAGGCCTTCCTCCCCGGCTACCCGTTCTGGCTCACCCAGCCCGGTGGCGTCCCGCTCGACGACCCGCGCCAGCGGCTCGCCCACGCCGCCTACCAGGAGGCCGCTGTCGAGGTGACCGGTCCCGAGGTGCGGCTGATCACCGAGGCCGTCCGCGACCACGGCGTCTTCACCTACCTGGGCATCGCCGAGCGCGACCCCGTGAACCGCGCCGTCCACTGCACCCTGCTCGCCGTCGATCCGGCGCGCGGCGTGGTCGGCGTGCACCGCAAGCTCGTGCCGACCGCCGAGGAACGGCTCGTCTGGGCCGATGGCGACGGTCACGGGCTGCGCGTCCACGACGCGGGCGGCCTGAGGGTCGGCGGCCTGTGCTGCTGGGAGAACTGGTCGCCCCTGGCCCGGCACTCCCTCTACGCCCAGGCCCCCGACCTGCACGTCTCCGTCTGGCCGGGCTCCACGCGGCTGACCGGCGACATCACCCGGTTCGTCGCGCGGGAGGGCGGCGTGTACTCGCTCGCGGCCGGCGCGCTGCTCGACCGGGCCGACGTCCCGGCCGGTTTCCCGCTGCGCGACGACGTCCTCGCCGCGGGTGGCGCGTCGCCCTACGACGGCGGGTCCGCCATCGCCGGCCCGGACGGCCGGTGGCTGGTCGAACCGGTCGCCGGCGAGGAGCGGCTGGTGATCGCCGACGTCGACCCCGTCGTGGTGCGGGGCGGGCGGCAGCGGGAGGACCACGCGACCCGCTTCGGCCGGCCGGACGTCTTCGACCTGGCCGTCGACCGCCGCCGGGCCGCGCCCACCCGGTTCACGGACTGA
- a CDS encoding SDR family oxidoreductase, which translates to MADLRGKVAAVTGATRGAGRAIAVELGAAGATVFVGGRSTRERKSPINRDETIEETAELVTAAGGRGVAVRCDFTDPADVDAFRARVEAEADGRLDVLVDDVWGGEQDTQFGVFWEQDLEKQLGMWRNSVQAHLVTLHRLLPLLIRRPGGLLVEVTDGDDDEYYAQSLAYDSVKVAIRRFGTVMAKELEAFGGTSVAVTPGFLRSEQMLEHFGVTEENWRDAIAKEPHYAMSETPHYVGRGIAALAADPDRHRFTGRALASWTLMREYGFTDLDGSRPDWGRWYEEVFKAGVDPTTADASAYR; encoded by the coding sequence ATGGCCGATCTTCGGGGCAAGGTCGCCGCGGTGACGGGGGCGACCCGGGGCGCGGGGCGGGCGATCGCGGTGGAGCTGGGCGCGGCGGGCGCCACGGTGTTCGTCGGCGGCCGGTCGACGCGGGAGCGGAAGTCCCCGATCAACCGGGACGAGACGATCGAGGAGACGGCGGAGCTGGTCACGGCCGCCGGCGGGCGGGGCGTCGCGGTCCGCTGCGACTTCACCGACCCCGCCGACGTGGACGCGTTCCGCGCCCGCGTCGAGGCGGAGGCGGACGGGCGGCTCGACGTGCTCGTGGACGACGTGTGGGGCGGTGAGCAGGACACCCAATTCGGGGTCTTCTGGGAGCAGGACCTGGAGAAGCAGCTGGGGATGTGGCGGAACAGCGTGCAGGCGCACCTGGTCACCCTGCACCGCCTGCTGCCGCTGCTGATCCGCCGACCCGGCGGGCTGCTGGTCGAGGTGACCGACGGCGACGACGACGAGTACTACGCCCAGTCGCTGGCCTACGACTCGGTCAAGGTCGCGATCCGGCGGTTCGGCACGGTGATGGCGAAGGAGCTGGAGGCGTTCGGCGGCACGTCGGTCGCCGTCACGCCCGGGTTCCTGCGGTCCGAGCAGATGCTGGAGCACTTCGGCGTGACCGAGGAGAACTGGCGCGACGCGATCGCGAAGGAGCCGCACTACGCGATGTCCGAGACGCCGCACTACGTGGGGCGCGGCATCGCGGCGCTGGCGGCCGACCCGGACCGGCACCGGTTCACCGGCCGGGCGCTCGCGTCGTGGACCCTCATGCGGGAGTACGGCTTCACCGACCTCGACGGTTCGCGGCCCGACTGGGGCCGCTGGTACGAGGAGGTCTTCAAGGCGGGCGTCGACCCGACGACGGCGGACGCCTCGGCGTACCGCTGA
- a CDS encoding TetR/AcrR family transcriptional regulator — translation MARPRTITDERLLTAATEVIGLRGPGFTLAEVAARAGVSVGTVAQRFGSKSGLLQALTRQTTEHVVRRMHEAAEGLDPLAGLRAALLTWLDGMSDPAEAQNHLAQLGVDLIDPGLRALLARLYEVTGETVLELTRRVDLPRGPGPERAARVLTGLVYGVSMDWSVRPRGALVDRLAEDVDAVLDAWKGR, via the coding sequence GTGGCACGACCGAGGACGATCACGGACGAGCGCCTCCTGACCGCGGCGACCGAGGTGATCGGCCTCCGGGGGCCGGGCTTCACCCTCGCGGAGGTGGCCGCGCGGGCGGGTGTGTCGGTGGGCACGGTGGCGCAGCGGTTCGGTTCGAAGTCGGGCCTGCTCCAGGCCCTGACCAGGCAGACGACGGAGCACGTCGTCCGGCGGATGCACGAGGCGGCCGAGGGGCTCGACCCCCTGGCCGGCCTGCGCGCGGCGCTGCTCACCTGGCTCGACGGCATGAGCGACCCGGCCGAGGCCCAGAACCACCTGGCGCAGCTCGGCGTCGACCTGATCGACCCCGGGCTGCGGGCGCTGCTCGCGCGGCTGTACGAGGTGACCGGGGAGACCGTGCTGGAGCTGACCCGCCGGGTCGACCTGCCGCGCGGGCCGGGCCCGGAGCGCGCGGCGCGGGTGCTCACGGGGTTGGTCTACGGGGTGTCGATGGACTGGTCGGTCCGGCCGCGCGGCGCGCTGGTCGACCGGCTGGCGGAGGACGTGGACGCGGTGCTGGACGCGTGGAAGGGGAGATGA
- a CDS encoding HAD family hydrolase codes for MTWRPRLIALDIDGTITPLGREEVAPAVRAAIHRAVDHGAHVVLSTGRSLIGTRPIVDDLGLRDTTAICSNGAVWWDTTSREVVRKVAFDPGPSVRRLRALLPDAVFAAEVTGLGNLSLGRFPDGDLWGDVREVSHDELVAEPTPRLVVRWVGRTPEELALRLVDVELPGVTASHDHTEPWLTLTPPGVTKGAALEDLRRALGVAVGDTLAIGDGDNDVEMLRWAAHGVAMGQAPVAVRQVADAVTSTVLEDGAAAVLDRYFAA; via the coding sequence GTGACCTGGAGACCGCGGCTCATCGCCCTCGACATCGACGGAACGATCACCCCGCTGGGCCGCGAGGAGGTCGCGCCGGCCGTGCGCGCGGCGATCCACCGGGCCGTGGACCACGGTGCCCACGTCGTGCTGTCCACGGGTCGCAGCCTGATCGGCACCCGGCCGATCGTCGACGACCTCGGCCTGCGCGACACGACCGCGATCTGCTCCAACGGCGCGGTGTGGTGGGACACGACGTCCCGCGAGGTGGTCCGCAAGGTCGCGTTCGACCCGGGCCCGTCCGTGCGGCGGCTGCGGGCGCTGCTGCCCGACGCGGTGTTCGCGGCCGAGGTGACCGGCCTCGGCAACCTCTCCCTCGGCCGCTTCCCGGACGGCGACCTGTGGGGTGACGTGCGCGAGGTGTCCCACGACGAGCTGGTCGCCGAACCCACGCCGCGCCTGGTCGTGCGGTGGGTCGGCCGCACGCCCGAGGAGCTGGCGCTGCGCCTGGTGGACGTCGAGCTGCCGGGCGTCACCGCCTCGCACGACCACACCGAGCCGTGGCTCACCCTCACCCCGCCCGGCGTGACGAAGGGCGCGGCCCTGGAGGACCTGCGGCGCGCGCTCGGCGTGGCGGTCGGGGACACGCTGGCCATCGGCGACGGCGACAACGACGTGGAGATGCTGCGGTGGGCCGCGCACGGCGTGGCGATGGGGCAGGCGCCGGTCGCCGTGCGGCAGGTGGCGGACGCGGTCACCTCGACCGTCCTGGAGGACGGCGCCGCCGCCGTGCTGGACCGGTACTTCGCGGCCTGA
- a CDS encoding ABC transporter ATP-binding protein, whose product MIEAVGLTKRYGKTVAVDNLSFAVEPGRVTGFLGPNGAGKSTTMRMILGLDRPSAGKVLIGGKPYQQLDRPLRTVGALLDAKWVHPNRSARAHLQWLAKSNGLPDRRVDEVLDLVGLTKVAKRRAGSYSLGMSQRLGIAGALLGDPKVLLFDEPVNGLDPEGILWIRQFMQGLAAEGRTVLVSSHLLSEMAVTAQDLVVIGRGRLISQSTTTEFIERSTENTVRVRSPHADKLGAMLVDKGFTVHEDADASLTVSGASSDQIGDIAAAAGVVLHELSPQHGSLEQAFMQLTGDSVEYHAEIAQGK is encoded by the coding sequence ATGATCGAGGCTGTCGGCCTCACCAAGCGCTACGGGAAGACGGTGGCGGTGGACAACCTGTCGTTCGCCGTCGAGCCGGGTCGGGTCACCGGCTTCCTCGGCCCGAACGGCGCGGGCAAGTCCACCACCATGCGGATGATCCTCGGCCTCGACCGGCCGAGCGCGGGCAAGGTGCTGATCGGCGGCAAGCCGTACCAGCAGCTCGACCGGCCGCTGCGCACCGTCGGCGCGCTGCTCGACGCCAAGTGGGTGCACCCGAACCGGTCGGCCAGGGCGCACCTCCAGTGGCTCGCCAAGTCGAACGGCCTGCCCGACCGGCGGGTGGACGAGGTGCTCGACCTGGTCGGCCTGACCAAGGTCGCCAAGCGCCGCGCCGGGTCCTACTCGCTCGGCATGTCGCAGCGCCTCGGCATCGCCGGGGCCCTCCTGGGTGACCCGAAGGTGCTGCTGTTCGACGAACCGGTGAACGGCCTCGACCCCGAGGGCATCCTCTGGATCAGGCAGTTCATGCAGGGACTGGCCGCCGAGGGCCGCACCGTGCTGGTGTCGAGCCACCTGCTCTCGGAGATGGCGGTCACCGCGCAGGACCTGGTGGTCATCGGGCGCGGCAGGCTGATCTCGCAGTCCACCACGACGGAGTTCATCGAGCGGTCGACCGAGAACACCGTCCGGGTGCGCAGCCCGCACGCCGACAAGCTGGGCGCGATGCTCGTCGACAAGGGCTTCACGGTCCACGAGGACGCCGACGCGTCGCTCACCGTGTCGGGCGCCTCCAGCGACCAGATCGGGGACATCGCCGCCGCCGCCGGTGTCGTCCTGCACGAGCTGAGCCCGCAGCACGGCTCGCTCGAACAGGCGTTCATGCAGCTCACCGGTGACTCCGTCGAGTACCACGCCGAGATCGCCCAGGGGAAGTGA
- a CDS encoding ABC transporter ATP-binding protein produces the protein MIEATGLTKHYGKTVAVDDLSFTVEPGRVTGFLGPNGAGKSTTMRMVLGLDTPTRGRVTVNGRDYRSLKQPLRVVGALLDAKWVHPNRSAHAHLHWLAKSNGIPLKRVDEVLDLVGLTQVAKRRAGSYSLGMSQRLGIAGTLLGDPDVLLFDEPVNGLDPEGILWIRQFMHRLADEGKTVFVSSHLLSEMAQTAQDLIVIGRGRLIAQTSTAQFIKEATEDAVRIRSPHLDRLRELLGDKARLTDSATGDGALVVHGVEAASIGELAAANGITLHELSPQLGSLEEAFMQLTKESVEYHAAE, from the coding sequence ATGATCGAAGCGACCGGCCTCACCAAGCACTACGGGAAGACCGTCGCCGTGGACGACCTGTCGTTCACCGTCGAGCCCGGCCGGGTCACCGGCTTCCTCGGCCCGAACGGCGCGGGCAAGTCCACCACCATGCGCATGGTCCTCGGCCTCGACACCCCCACCCGCGGGCGGGTCACCGTGAACGGCCGGGACTACCGGTCGCTGAAGCAGCCCCTGCGGGTCGTCGGCGCGCTGCTCGACGCCAAGTGGGTGCACCCGAACCGGTCGGCGCACGCCCACCTGCACTGGTTGGCCAAGTCCAACGGCATCCCGCTCAAGCGGGTCGACGAGGTGCTGGACCTGGTCGGCCTCACCCAGGTCGCCAAGCGCCGCGCCGGCTCCTACTCGCTCGGCATGTCCCAGCGCCTCGGCATCGCGGGCACCCTGCTCGGCGACCCCGACGTGCTGCTGTTCGACGAGCCGGTCAACGGCCTCGACCCCGAGGGCATCCTCTGGATCAGGCAGTTCATGCACCGGCTGGCCGACGAGGGCAAGACCGTGTTCGTGTCGAGCCACCTGCTCTCGGAGATGGCGCAGACCGCGCAGGACCTCATCGTCATCGGCCGCGGCCGGTTGATCGCCCAGACCAGCACCGCGCAGTTCATCAAGGAAGCCACCGAGGACGCCGTCCGCATCCGCTCGCCGCACCTCGACCGCCTGCGCGAGCTGCTCGGCGACAAGGCCCGCCTCACCGACTCCGCGACCGGGGACGGCGCGCTCGTGGTGCACGGCGTCGAGGCGGCGTCCATCGGCGAGCTGGCCGCGGCCAACGGCATCACGCTGCACGAGTTGAGCCCGCAGCTCGGTTCGCTGGAAGAAGCCTTCATGCAGTTGACGAAGGAATCCGTGGAATACCACGCGGCCGAATAG
- a CDS encoding S8 family serine peptidase, producing the protein MLGRAVLTAVLIALCAPAPAGAQTIQERQWHLAALGVPTAHATTRGEGVVVAVVDSGVDATAPDLAGALLPGAGFGSAGGTDGTRDNDGHGTAMAALIAGRGVDGGALGVAPAAKVLPVSVGAEGDRFTTTSVAEGVTWAVDHGADVVNLSLTSVATLTPDLLRAVNDALDRDVVVVAGTGNEGVLHVGAPANIKGVVAVSGTVPGGGPWTGSNIGPETVLAAPAQGVVTALPLAKAPSGYAAVDGTSAATALVSGVAALVRSRYPDLDAGNVVNRLVATATDLQAPGRDDATGFGQVDAVAALTADVPPVGHNPLAPPPATTGATSDEPAAAPTATAPEGDGVRTGTAVLVVATTLAAAVLVSVALVVARRNRIRRGPAPVVTEIPPPDDDFWRDAGPGR; encoded by the coding sequence GTGCTGGGGAGAGCGGTTCTCACCGCGGTGCTGATCGCGTTGTGCGCGCCCGCGCCGGCGGGCGCGCAGACGATCCAGGAGCGGCAGTGGCACCTGGCCGCGCTCGGCGTGCCGACCGCGCACGCCACCACGCGCGGCGAGGGGGTCGTGGTCGCCGTCGTCGACTCGGGCGTGGACGCCACCGCGCCCGACCTCGCGGGCGCGCTGCTGCCCGGCGCCGGCTTCGGCTCGGCGGGCGGCACGGACGGCACGCGCGACAACGACGGCCACGGCACCGCGATGGCCGCGCTGATCGCCGGCCGGGGTGTGGACGGCGGCGCGCTGGGCGTGGCCCCGGCGGCGAAGGTGCTGCCGGTGTCGGTCGGGGCCGAGGGCGACCGGTTCACCACGACGTCCGTGGCCGAGGGCGTGACCTGGGCCGTCGACCACGGCGCGGACGTGGTCAACCTGTCGCTGACGTCGGTCGCGACGCTCACGCCCGACCTGCTGCGCGCGGTCAACGACGCGCTGGACCGCGACGTCGTGGTGGTCGCCGGCACCGGCAACGAGGGCGTGCTGCACGTGGGCGCGCCGGCCAACATCAAGGGCGTCGTCGCCGTGTCCGGCACCGTCCCCGGCGGTGGGCCGTGGACCGGTTCGAACATCGGCCCGGAGACCGTGCTGGCCGCGCCCGCGCAGGGCGTCGTGACCGCGCTGCCCCTGGCCAAGGCCCCCTCCGGGTACGCCGCCGTGGACGGCACGAGCGCCGCGACGGCCCTGGTCTCCGGCGTCGCGGCGCTGGTCAGGTCCCGCTACCCCGACCTCGACGCGGGCAACGTGGTGAACCGCCTCGTCGCCACCGCGACCGACCTCCAGGCGCCGGGCCGGGACGACGCGACCGGCTTCGGCCAGGTGGACGCGGTCGCCGCGCTGACCGCCGACGTCCCCCCGGTCGGGCACAACCCGCTGGCCCCGCCCCCGGCCACCACCGGGGCCACGTCGGACGAGCCGGCGGCCGCCCCGACCGCGACCGCGCCGGAGGGGGACGGGGTCCGCACCGGCACGGCCGTCCTCGTCGTGGCGACCACCCTCGCGGCGGCCGTCCTCGTGTCGGTGGCGCTCGTCGTGGCGCGGCGGAACCGAATCCGCCGGGGCCCGGCCCCGGTGGTCACCGAAATCCCGCCGCCGGACGACGACTTCTGGCGGGACGCCGGTCCGGGGAGGTGA
- the trmB gene encoding tRNA (guanosine(46)-N7)-methyltransferase TrmB, producing the protein MTVGQQRAWDRHWERLGQEVKALPAGPVHFADWFGREAPVVLEIGSGMGETTSQLVAAAPGLNYVAVEVYKPGLAQLLLRAEALGVENLRVLRGDAVDLLTDHVEPGSLAGVRIFFPDPWPKKKHHKRRLVQPEFVRLVATRLRPGGTLHLATDWESYAEQMLEVCSAEPLLRNLHDGWAPRPDWRPVTKFEQRAVEEDRISHDLMFERNELT; encoded by the coding sequence ATGACGGTGGGACAGCAGCGCGCATGGGACCGCCACTGGGAGCGCTTGGGCCAGGAGGTCAAGGCGCTCCCGGCCGGTCCCGTGCACTTCGCCGACTGGTTCGGCCGCGAGGCGCCGGTGGTGCTGGAGATCGGGTCCGGGATGGGCGAGACGACCTCGCAGCTGGTCGCCGCCGCACCAGGGCTGAACTACGTCGCCGTCGAGGTCTACAAGCCCGGCCTGGCGCAGCTGCTGCTGCGCGCCGAGGCGCTCGGTGTCGAGAACCTGCGGGTCCTGCGCGGTGACGCGGTCGACCTGCTCACCGACCACGTCGAACCCGGTTCGCTCGCCGGGGTGCGGATCTTCTTCCCCGACCCGTGGCCGAAGAAGAAGCACCACAAGCGGCGGCTCGTGCAGCCGGAGTTCGTGCGCCTGGTCGCCACCCGCCTGCGGCCCGGCGGCACGCTGCACCTGGCCACCGACTGGGAGTCGTACGCCGAGCAGATGCTGGAGGTCTGCTCCGCCGAGCCGCTGCTGCGCAACCTGCACGACGGCTGGGCCCCGCGCCCGGACTGGCGGCCGGTGACGAAGTTCGAGCAGCGCGCCGTCGAGGAGGACCGGATCAGCCACGACCTGATGTTCGAGCGGAACGAACTCACCTGA